In a genomic window of Hippoglossus stenolepis isolate QCI-W04-F060 chromosome 17, HSTE1.2, whole genome shotgun sequence:
- the phactr4a gene encoding phosphatase and actin regulator 4A isoform X5 translates to MGQSASSETLAQQPAQNNTDDEVDLQHSTTGGEEENSGGGTPPTKRKGKFSKMGRIFKPWKWRKKKPSEKFTETSIALERKISVRKSRQELISRGLLKDIPENVSNNVNHSKAPPVKNGHPVSKDVDRVSEAGARVPRGESDPKGNPLKMLQGDDRRSRAPSDASRSNRAPLDVDTHARMTVDADRRSRLPSDVDKRGGSLSRGAPQDDRYRREERRDGKDDREERGRKDREDVERKDRDKQEWRDDRERRDEKRDRDEREKRDRDERERRDRDEKERRDRDERERKDRDERERKDRDERERKDRDEKERRDRDEKERRDQDEKERRDRDEWERKDREERERRDRDERERTDRDEKEKRDHRDKREDRDRRPEREKRENRGERKDDREDKGRKDVRGERDDRDRKDDRDRREDKDRAKRNERERRDDREKREERRDKVDDLRSLVRPVSEMNLRPSLQKSSSEDKKKPRPASESDRRTTLPRYSPSTEFRERSESAVVRSTPAPHSAQDSQQEPAPARQALLPPKSLTAPSTESGRSSTPSSSSSSSSSTSSTSSSAPIAVAKPPRTVSLIVDDPSRPSLAAPSSADSHMPPPVPPHAKQPPVPPPKPTNRNSNPALLAELSQPGSGIIIVPAHAKRSPPTPPKRMTPVTKRHSVDPSPPSQVTESATADPAAAPGPAHHAGPKGYNNEEKTSAAAPQTATDTLPSPPSHIPPSPPRAQSLQPPDTTSSGPVSIIQTDPPSPTTEPPSHPPAIPLHILIQRALASPGQAQPNPEGSQRAHSLLFESPPDFLTEMGDSSRLSLPITIEPLRLPEDDDFDMEEEMRKLQPQRPPRQPDMEPRSRRGLIGDPRVSIIPEVGGHEDSEGSDSDGPILYRDEDDDDDDDDDEDDEEGPPSGLLSRVKRKDTLALRLERQERQEREERDPQENHDSRTWQNKEQWMAMRNKISSTLTRRLSQRPSADELEQRNILPAKNESDRRLERSEIKRRLTRKLSQRPTVAELQERKILRFHEYVECTHAHDYDRRADKPWTKLTPADKAAIRKELNEFKSSEMEVHEESKIYTRFHRP, encoded by the exons ATGGGACAGAGTGCTAGCAGTGAGACATTGGCACAGCAACCAGCCCAGAACAACACGG ACGATGAGGTAGACCTGCAACACAGCACAACAGGGGGTGAAGAAGAGAACTCTGGTGGGGGAACACCTCCAACCAAACGCAAAGGAAAGTTCTCCAAGATGGGAAGAATCTTCAAGCCCTGgaaatggaggaagaagaagccaAGTGAGAAGTTCACTGAAACATCTATAG ctttGGAAAGAAAGATTTCTGTTAGAAAAAGTCGCCAAGAGCTGATTTCAAGAGGGCTTCTAAAGGACATCCCAGAAAATG tgagcAACAATGTAAATCACTCCAAAGCACCGCCAGTGAAAAATGGGCACCCTGTGTCAAAGGACGTGGACAGGGTGTCAGAAGCTGGTGCTCGAGTGCCTCGAGGGGAGTCTGACCCGAAAGGGAATCCCCTCAAGATGCTCCAGGGAGATGATCGTCGAAGCAGAGCCCCGTCTGATGCCTCCCGAAGTAACAGGGCACCTCTGGATGTGGACACCCACGCACGGATGACTGTGGACGCAGACCGACGAAGCCGTCTGCCATCTGATGTTGACAAGAGAGGAGGATCTTTATCCAGAGGAGCTCCTCAAGATGATAGATACcgcagagaagagaggagagatggaaaagATGATAGAGAAGAAAGGGGAAGAAAGGACAGGGAAGAcgtggagagaaaggacagAGATAAGCAAGAATGGCGGGATGACCGTGAGAGGAGAGACGAAAAGAGAGATCGCGatgagagggaaaagagagatcGCGAtgagagggaaaggagggatCGAGATGAGAAGGAAAGGAGGGATCGAGATGAGAGGGAAAGGAAGGATCGGGATGAAAGGGAAAGGAAGGATCGGGATGAAAGGGAAAGGAAGGATCGGGATGAAAAGGAACGGAGGGACCGGGATGAAAAGGAACGGAGGGACCAGGATGAGAAGGAACGGAGGGATAGGGATGAGTGGGAAAGGAAGGACCGTgaggagagggaaaggagaGATCGGGACGAGAGGGAACGGACGGACCgtgatgagaaagaaaagagggatcacagagacaagagagaagaTAGGGATCGGCGGCctgagagggaaaagagagagaaccGAGGCGAAAGAAAAGATGATAGAGAAGACAAGGGTAGGAAAGATGTGCGGGGAGAAAGAGacgacagagacagaaaagatgaCAGAGACCGGCGGGAAGACAAAGACCGGgccaaaagaaatgaaagagagcGACGAGATGATcgggaaaagagggaggagaggagagacaaagTGGATGACCTGCGATCTTTAGTTAGACCGGTCTCTGAGATGAACCTGCGGCCTTCTCTACAGAAGAGCTCGTCAGAGGACAAGAAGAAGCCTCGTCCTGCCTCAGAGTCTGACCGGAGGACCACCCTGCCCAGATACAGCCCATCCACAGAGTTCAGAGAGCGCTCAG AGTCTGCTGTTGTCCGCTCCACCCCTGCCCCTCATTCTGCACAAGACTCACAGCAGGAACCTGCCCCTGCCCGGCAAGCTCTGCTTCCCCCAAAATCCCTCACCGCTCCCTCCACTGAGTCCGGTAGGAGTTCgaccccttcctcctcttcatcctcctcctcctccacttcgtcaacctcctcctctgctcccatAGCTGTGGCTAAACCGCCAAGGACTGTCTCCCTAATAGTCGATGACCCATCTCGACCCTCCCTCGCTGCTCCCTCCTCAGCTGACTCTCACATGCCGCCCCCTGTCCCTCCCCATGCCAAGCAGCCTCCCGTCCCGCCACCCAAACCCACCAACCGAAACAGCAACCCTGCACTGCTCG CGGAGCTTTCTCAGCCTGGCAGCGGCATCATCATTGTTCCAGCACATGCAAAGCGCTCTCCACCAACTCCACCAAAGAGGATGACCCCTGTCACCAAGCGCCACTCTGTGGATCCTTCCCCTCCTTCTCAGGTCACTGAGTCTGCAACCGCTGACCCGGCTGCTGCCCCTGGACCGGCGCACCATGCTGGCCCCAAAGGATATAacaatgaggagaaaacaagtgcagcagctcctcagacTGCCACCGACACTCTGCCTTCACCGCCGTCCCACATACCTCCATCACCTCCCAGGGCTCAGTCGCTCCAGCCGCCCGACACCACCTCCTCTGGTCCTGTGTCCATCATACAAACGGATCCACCCAGCCCAACCACTGAGCCTCCCAGCCATCCTCCAGCCATTCCACTGCACATCCTCATCCAGAGAGCCCTGGCCAGCCCTGGCCAAGCTCAGCCCAACCCGGAGGGTTCTCAGAGAGCCCACTCACTACTGTTTGAGTCTCCTCCAGACTTCCTTACCGAGATGGGGGATAGCTCGAGGCTTTCACTTCCCATCACCATCGAACCTCTCAGGCT aCCTGAAGACGATGACtttgacatggaggaggagatgcgGAAGCTTCAGCCCCAGAGGCCTCCCCGCCAGCCTGACATGGAGCCCCGCAGCCGGAGGGGTTTGATTGGGGACCCCAGAGTCAGCATCATCCCTGAGGTAGGAGGCCACGAGGACAGCGAGGGGTCTGACTCTGATGGCCCCATCCTGTACCGAGATgaggacgacgacgacgatgatgatgatgatgaagacgatgagGAGGGCCCTCCAA GTGGGCTGCTGAGTCGTGTGAAAAGGAAGGACACATTAGCCCTAAGGctggagagacaggagagacaagagcgagaggagagggaCCCTCAGGAGAACCATGACAGCAGGACTTGGCAAAACAAGGAGCAGTGGATGGCAATGAGGAACAAGATCAGCAGTACGCTGACAAG GCGCCTGAGTCAGAGACCGTCTGCagatgagctggagcagaggaaCATTCTTCCAG CCAAGAACGAATCAGATCGTCGATTAGAGAGATCCGAGATCAAAAGGCGGCTCACCAGAAAG CTGTCCCAAAGACCCACAGTGGCCGAACTCCAGGAAAGGAAGATCCTGCGTTTCCACGAATATGTTGAGTGCACCCACGCCCATGACTACGACCGGCGAGCAGATAAACCGTGGACCAAGCTCACTCCTGCTGACAAG GCTGCCATCCGCAAGGAGCTCAATGAATTCAAGAGTTCGGAGATGGAGGTTCACGAAGAAAGCAAGATCTATACACG GTTCCATCGGCCTTAG